Proteins co-encoded in one Parus major isolate Abel chromosome 17, Parus_major1.1, whole genome shotgun sequence genomic window:
- the RNF208 gene encoding RING finger protein 208, whose product MQASLGDPRAVDSNVKTILMSCLKGQQVIIKMEAMKIIHPEKFSELQASQPRYAPAPRREPPLVAKRAWPSESEIIVNQACGDIPALDATPGPLPLPRTPPLPRRERGYQGQRKGSSEVCYHRQPPSDEVIVNQYVLHPSTPCEPLECPTCGHMYNFTNKRPRILSCLHSVCEECLQILYESCPKYKFISCPTCKRETVLFTDYGLAALAVNTSILNRLPAEALAANPVQWSSDTERSCYQTFRQYCGAACTCHIRNPLSSCTIM is encoded by the coding sequence ATGCAGGCGTCCCTCGGAGACCCCAGAGCAGTGGACAGTAATGTGAAAACGATACTCATGTCGTGTCTGAAAGGGCAACAGGTCATCATTAAGATGGAGGCGATGAAGATCATCCACCCGGAGAAGTTCTCGGAGCTCCAGGCGTCTCAGCCGCGCTACGCGCCCGCCCCACGCCGCGAGCCGCCCCTCGTGGCCAAGCGAGCGTGGCCCTCCGAGTCCGAGATCATCGTCAACCAGGCGTGCGGGGACATCCCGGCCCTGGATGCCACCCCCGGGCCGCTGCCGCTGCCTCGGACCCCGCCCCTGCCGCGGCGAGAGCGCGGCTACCAGGGCCAGCGCAAGGGCAGCTCCGAGGTTTGCTACCACCGGCAGCCGCCGTCGGACGAGGTCATCGTCAACCAGTACGTGCTGCACCCCTCGACCCCCTGCGAGCCCCTGGAGTGCCCCACCTGCGGCCACATGTACAACTTCACCAACAAGCGGCCCCGcatcctctcctgcctgcactCGGTGTGCGAGGAGTGCCTGCAGATCCTCTACGAGTCCTGCCCCAAGTACAAGTTCATCTCCTGCCCCACCTGCAAGCGGGAGACCGTGCTCTTCACTGACTACGGGCTGGCGGCGCTGGCCGTGAACACCAGTATCCTGAACAGACTGCCGGCCGAGGCTCTGGCCGCCAACCCCGTGCAGTGGAGCAGCGACACCGAGCGCAGCTGCTACCAGACCTTCCGCCAGTACTGCGGGGCCGCCTGCACCTGCCACATCCGCAACCCCCTGTCCTCCTGCACCATCATGTGA